The following nucleotide sequence is from Hirundo rustica isolate bHirRus1 chromosome 7, bHirRus1.pri.v3, whole genome shotgun sequence.
CTGCTGCCACCCGCTGCCACCCGCTGCCACACGCTGCCACCCGCTGCCACCTGCTGCCACACGCTGCCACCCGCTGCCACCTGCTGCCACCCGCTGCCACGGGCTGTGGACATCTGGGCACGGGGTGcggctccctgtgccctgccgCCAGCTCTGGAGCCCACCCGAGACAGCATTTTCCTGGAGAACCAGCGGTGGGGGGATTAAATGACTTCATTCCTAAATTTTTAAGGGCTGAACTCGGCAGAGGGTGGGAGCCTCGCAAGGCAGGGGTTGGGCACCAGCTGAAATGGGAGGCACTGGGCAGGGCAGGTccccgctccccccgctccccctgTCCTCGGAGCCACCCCGCAGTGCATCCCCCACTctgggagctcagggcagctgcctGGGAGCGGCACGCTGAGGCCTGAGAGCATCTCCCTTGCACAAGCCCTCCGGCCAGGACGCCCCAAAGACGAATGGGCTGGGCAGGACCCAGCTCCCTGGTGCTCCCAGAGCCTCTGGCAGCCTCTGCCTTCATccccccagccagccccagcaccccccgTCCTCTGATCCCCCTCAGCCCCAGTGCAGGCCAGGGATGCACTTCAATAGGAGGAAATGTGATTTCTCCCCCAGTAGGAATTGAATTACAGAGAGCAAATTGCATTTTGCCCTCAAGTTATATTAGTTTCAtaaaggcagcaggaggaggttCACGTTCACCTACCCTTGGTGCTGGAGTCATCCACCAGAATGATCTCCTGGATCAGGTGAGGGGGAGAGCGGCTGAGGACGCTGTGCACGGAGCGCAGCAGGGTGGACCACACCTCGTCCACGAAGCACATGATGATGGTGGTGGTCGGGAGGTCGTCGTGGACCTGCTGCTCGGAGCACCTGCAACAGCAGCGCGGGCTCACAGGTGATGGCCACTCACGCCCTGAAAATCTGCAGGCTCGGTGCTTCTGGGACCGTGTGCGGGGAAGGGGAAAATGCCCGACGTGAAATGTGCAGGGGAAGGCCTGCGGtgctgggaggggaacagaggggtgaggggggaaccccacacacagccccacgGGATGGGATGGCTCACTTGGTTCTGACAGGAACCTCTTCTGAAGGAAATTTGGGGGTATTTCAGGGCTTCACAGTTAATCAGAAGTGCTCTGGCTCAGTGAAGTTCACCCCGGAATTACTCTGGGTGACAATCCTTGAGATGTGTCTTTCTGTCTCAGGGAGGTCAGTGGGCAGGAGACACCAAAAAGTCCATTTTGGATCCAGTCCTGCCTCACCTTGCTGGGCAGCtggtgagcagagctgggtcaTGCCCCCTTTGTCCTCTGccatggaatcctggaatagcttggattggaagggaacttaaagcCCACCTCCTTCCAGCCACTCCCAttagcagggacaccttccactgaaCCAGGTTTCTCAGAACCCCGTTCAGCCTGGCCTCAaacctccagggatccaggggcagccacagtttctctgggcaccctgtgccagggcctccccaccctcacagggaagaattccctcccaatatcccatctaaccctacCCCTGGTAGTGGGAAACCACAGctccttgtcctggcactccatcCCTTCTCCAGAGTCCCTCTTCATCTCTCTTGGAGCGTCTTTatgcactggaaggggctctaaggtctccctggagccttctaTTCCCTCACTCTCTCATCCTCAGGGCTCCTGAGCCGGGCTCTGCATGGAGCACTCCCCAAGAGGCTCCTGCCCATCACACTCCTCCTCAGCCCTCTccctcacagcagctgcagggacacagcgcCCTGAGCCCCAGCACCGTCAGGAAAGCTCCAAAAGCAGCGAGCGTCGTGCACGGAGAGGCGTGGATCGGCATTTCAGTGCTCTGGTCCAGCACTCCAGGAAGAATCACAACAGGAGCTGGAGTCTAcactgggagagactggaaTACACCAAAAGAAGGATTCTTGGCTGCCAAGAGCCGCCAACAGCCGCCGCCCTGGGCTGGCCCTTGCATCCTGGTGTCCGTAGTGCCAGCGGGCCGGGGGCAGAGCCTGCACGGGCTCCTGCCGGAGCCGGGTGCCCGGGGCAGCTCCGCGCCCCGCGGCAGCGGCGCACAGCCCAGGGACGCGCCCTGTTTGGCCAAGGTGTTCCCGTGACGGCAAAGCTTCTCCTCCCCGCAGCTGCTTCCTGCTCGCAGCTCCGGGGCTTTGCTGCAGACCGAAGCCAGCGCTGGCCTCGGGCCACCACGGCTCTGGTGCTGCGCACAGGGGGCTTCTGTAGGTGGCATCGGGAAGCAGCCCCGGCTGTCTCCCCCTTCCCTGTTCCATTCCTCCCGAGAGGATCTCACCTCAGCCAGCCCCACCAGCCCAGTGGGAATGTCTGCACTGTTCCATTCCTCCTGTGAGGATCTCACCTCAGCCAGCCCCACCAGCACGGTGGGAGTGTCTGCACTGTCCTGTTCCATTCCTCCCGAGAGGATCTCACCTCAGCCAGCCCCACCAGCACGGTGGGAGTGTCTGCACTGTCCTGTTCCATTCCTCCTGTGAGGATCTCACCTCAGCCAGCCCCACCAGCACGGTGGGAGTGTCTGCACTGTCCTGTTCCATTCCTCCCGAGAGGATCTCACCTCAGCCAGCCCCACCAGCACGGTGGGAGTGTCTGCACTGTCCTGTTCCATTCCTCCCGAGAGGATCTCACCTCAGCCAGCCCCACCAGCACGGTGGCAGTGTCTGCACTctcctgtggcacagggacaaTCACGGCACAACTCCCAGCCCACCGTACCCGTGGTGTGGGAGCGGGGGAACAGCGGCACAGGTGAGTCTCTGCACGGGGCAGGTCTCTCACCTGCCCGGGGGCTGAGAAATGTTTGTAGGAAGGGCTGAGTGCAAGAGCTGAGTCCGGCACTCACCTGAGCTGGCACCTTCCCCgccctccctgcagctgtcACAACCACAGAAAGGCTTAGGTTGACAAAGAGATTTAAGATCAGCACGTCCAAcaccaccccagcactgccgTGCCCGCCTGGCACGGGATGAGGCTCCCCAGCCCCTTGTTCTGTCGGTGAGGCACTGCCCTTGCCTCGTCCTGCTCTTCTCTACTGCAGGGAGTGACTTTTTGGTGCGCAGTCCTGAGATGTGCAGGATCAGTTCACGTTTCATGATGACAGCTGTAACTGTGTGAGTTTCCCAACCCCAAATTTgacatccctccctgcccacagagCAGAGTCCCCCAGAGCTCCCCTCCGGCCTGTGCCTGCTGGATGGTGCCAGCACTCAGCTCCCCTCCCGCAGGGGtttgtgcagccacagcaggtCCCTGTGGCTCCGGGGTTTGGTGTCTCCTCCTGGAGGGAAGGGCCATGGCAGCACGGGCAGCGGGAGCCCCtcggggcagggcagaggggttcctgctgtccccacaccgACAGGTGCAGGCTCCAGGAACCAACGCGCGAGTTCTGAACGCTCCGAGCTGCACCtgagccagcaggagcagcgtTCTGAGGCACACAGAGGTCTGAGCCCCGTCACCCCCTGTGCTGGGTGTCCTGGCTCCCGGGCAGCCGGGCTCAGCAGCTCACGACAACCCGCAAACTTTACCCAGGGTTATGTTAACAACGGGCCACTCTGACCCGGACAGGCAAAAGCCTCCTgacaggcagcacagagggctCGCTGTGCCCCCAGCAACCCTCCCCAGAGCCACGGAGCCCATCCCAGGGTGCAGCACGGGGGTTTGTGCAAGGGGAGCACATCTTACCCGGCAGGCCTGGTGTCTGCGATGGCTCGATCCACAGGGATCAGATCGCTGAGGTAGACGTTAAAGTTTCCTTCTTTCCATCTGCTTTTTGCTTCTTCTTGTTTATCATCAGGGACAGCAACAGGGTGTCCAAACTGGCCGGGAGCTCGGGGGTCTCTGGGGGCGAGCGTTGCATCCATGGACAGAACTCTGTGCATCCCCGGGCTGCCCcacacctgctgctgcccatcctggccagtgccagctgctccaggagctgctcctgccttctcctgcccaTCGTGGCCggtgccagctgctccaggagctgttccagcctgctcctgcccatCCTGAccagtgccagctgctccaggagctgctcctgccttctcctgcccaTCCTGgccagtgccagctgctccaggagctgctccagcctgctcctgcccatcctggccagtgccagctgctccaggagctgctcctgccttctcctgcccaTCGTGGCCggtgccagctgctccaggagctgctccagcctgctcctgcccatcctggccagtgccagctgctcccGGAGCTGCTCCCCCTCGCTCCTGCCCATCCTGACCAGcgccagctgctccaggaactgctcctcccttctcctgcccatcctgcccagtgccagctgctccagcctgctcctgcccatCGTGGCCggtgccagctgctccaggagctgctcctgccttctcctgcccaTCCTGgccagtgccagctgctcctgcctgctgctgcccatcctgaccagtgccagctgctccaggagctgctccccctCGCTCCTGCCCATCGTGGCCggtgccagctgctccaggagctgctccccccTCGCTCCTGCCCATCGTGGCCggtgccagctgctccaggagctgctccccctCGCTCCTGCCCATCGTGGCCGGTGCCAGCTGCTcccggagctgctcctggcatcACACCCAGCGCCCGGCTCCGGCCACCCATGGcggtgtccccagcagtggcAGTCGCAGCGTGGGCACCATCCCTGCCCTTGTCATCAAGTCCTTTGTGCTTTCCACGTCCCCGTGCGGCGTTCCCCGCAGAGTGGGCtccgcggcgcggggctgcggggctgccGAGGTTCACCTCCTCCTTGCTAATGAGGACGAAGCGACTCTTGGAGGAAGTTTCTTTCCGTCCCGTGTTTGTTTGCTCGGGTCCAGGCTGGGCTGCCGCCCCCCCATGCCGGGCTGCCTGTCCGGTCCGTCCCGCCGTGCCCGAGGGTCGCTGCTCGctccggggggctccggggagCGCCGTGCCCGtcccgccccgcccggggccCGGCGGCTGGCGAGGGGGCGGCGATGGCCCCGGGCCCCCGGCCCCGTGCCCGGCGGGGGCTGCTCCCGCCTGCCCCGCTGCCTTCTCCGGAGCCTCGGGGCCGTGCGGGGGCCGCGCCCGCCCCAACCCCAACCCCGGCTCCAACCGCGGCCCCAACCCCCGCCCCAACCCCaaccccggccccggccccggccgctgccccgccgcctcccgcagCAGCCGCCCGCCCGCCTCGCCGAGCGAGAGGCGGAGCGCGGCCATGTcgagcagcagccaggccacCGAGGCGGCGAACACCAAGGCCAGAGCCCGGCCGCTGCCGCGGAACAGCCGCCGCAGCCCGCTCATCCCGGGCGGGCACGGAGCCgccgggccggcggggcggggaggggccgggagcggggccggggctggggatGTGGCCGGGGatgggccggggctggggccggggctgggccggggctgGAGACGGGGATGGGccggggctggggatggggatgtggCCGGAACGCCGCTGCCCTCGCCCCGCCCGCGCTGGAACCCGGCCCGGGGacccgcccggccccggggcgaCATCCCGGGAGAAGCGGGGCTGTGCCTCGGGGGCACATCCCGGGGGATGGGCGGGGCAGCTCGGGGGGACATCCCCAGGGACCAGCGATGTGTCTGGGGGGACATCCCGGGGCTCAGCGGTGCGGCTCGGGGCGGTGGGAGGGAGCGGGGCTGTGTCTCGGGGGTCCCCACCGGGGACAGAGGGGCCGTGGCTCGGGGGAGCCGTGCGTGTCCTGCTCCACGTGGCAGCTGGCGCGGCAGTCGGCGGTTGAGCCGCTGCTGCGGACGTGGGTGTGTTCCACATCCCGCTGGATTACAGGGCACGGGAGCCACGCTGGCGCAGCACCGCAGCCTCCGGTGGGCTGAGCCGGGGAACGCCAGGAAAGGAGCCAGCGAGGAAccaccctcctgctcctcctcctgcccctgctcctgctccggCAGCCTGGGGCGAGGCAGGCtttgctggcagtgctggctgtgcccgCTGTCCTGGATGTGCCGCCAGTgccacctgtcctggctgtgccagctgtgccttgtgtcctggctgtgctgccagttccagctctgctgactgtcctggctgtcctggctgtcctggctgtgctggcagtgccagctctcctggctgccctggctgtcctggctgtcctggctgtcctggctgtgctggctgtcctggctgtcctggctgtcctggctgtgctggctgtcctggctgtcctggctgtgctggctgtcctggctgtcctggctgccctggctgccctggctgtgctggctgtgctggcagtgccagctctcctggctgtgctggctgtcctggctgccctggctgtgctggctgtcctggctgtcctggctgtcctggctgtcctggctgtcctggctgtgctggcagtgccggctgtcctggctgtgctggctgtcctggctgccctggctgtgctggcagtgctggctgtgctggctctcctggctgtactggctgtcctggctgccctggctgtcctggctgtcctggctgtcctggctgtgctggctgccctggctgtgctggctgccctggctgtgctggctgtgctggctgtcctggctgccctggctgtcctggctgtcctggctgtcctggctgtgctggctgccctggctgtgctggctgccctggctgtgctggctgtgctggctgtcctggctgccctggctgtcctggctgtcctggctgtcctggctgtcctggctgccctggctgtgctggctgtgctggctgtgctggctgtcctggctgtgctggctgtcctggctgtcctggctgtcctggctgtcctggctgccctggctgtgctggcctggctgtcctggctgtgctggctgtcctggctgccctggctgtgctggcagtgctggctgtgctggctctcctggctgtgctggctgtgctggctgtgctggctgtcctggctgccctggctgtcctggctgtcctggctgccctggctgtgctggctgccctggctgtcctggctgtgctggctgtcctggctgtgctggctgtgctggctgtgctggctgccctggctgtcctggctgtcctggctctcctggctgtcctggctgtgctggctgccctggctgtgctggctgtcctggctgccctggctgtcctggctgtcctggctctcctggctgtgctggctgtgctggctgtgctggctgtgctggctgtcctggctgtcctggctctcctggctgtgctggctgtgctggctgtcctggctgtcctggctgccctggctgtcctggctgccctggctgtcctggctgtcctggctgtcctggctctcctggctgtgctggctgtgctggctgtgctggctgtgctggctgtcctggctgtcctggctctcctggctgtgctggctgtgctggctgtcctggctgtcctggctgccctggctgtcctggctgtgctggctgtgctgtcagTGCCAGCTCTCCTGGATGCCCTGGCTTTCCTGGCtatcctggctgtgctggccgctgagggctggggctgtcTGCTGGTCCCgggtgctgcagcctgggagggctcaggtgggctgtgcagggcagaaCACCCCGGGCAGCCCCACCGAGCCTGGTCTGTGTGGCTGCAGCGATGCAATGACACCAGGGGCCCGCGGTGTTCCCTGGGCGTGGCGGGTGCTGGGTGTGACTGTGGGTGTGTCTGTGGAGATGGGTGTGGCTGTGGGTGTGcctgtgggtgtgggtgtgtcCATGGGTGTGTCCATGGGTGTGTCCATGGGTGTGCCTGTAGGTGGGGGTGCGTCTGTGggtgtgtctgtgcctgtgtctgtgcctgtgcctgtgcctgtgcctgtggctGTGTGTGAACCATCACAGAAGCTGCTCCTGCGGTCGTGGTCTCCGCGTGTGGGGCCGGGATGTTTGGGCGATGCTCCGTGCAGGGGTGAGCTCTGCACGCTGGCACAGCCACGCCAGACCCCCATGAGGGGACAGCACCGAGCGGGCAGCCCCACACTTCGGAGAGTCCCCCCATCCCACTGCGTCCAGGAGCGAGGAGCCCGTCACCAGCACTGACCTTCCAGGGACTCGGCTGCCCAGGCCAGAGCCCcggccagcagctcccctgtCAGTGAACACCGTCAGCCTGCCTGGGGGACACCTGGCACAGCGCGGGGCCGCTCCGACACGGTCAGGTGAAGGAGCGGTGGCATCAGGTGCGAGGTGTGGGCAGCAGATCTGAGAACTCAGGATACAGGCACTgaggtgaaaggaaaaaagcctgaGCTGGTATTTTGCACCTTTATTAAACTTAGTTTAAACTCTCTTGTTAAAGTTCTCTggtattaaaaattttaatagcAATGCACTgtatcccaaatcccaaagcagGAGATTTTGGTAAATAAAGGACTCGAACCCACTGCAGTGCATATAAATATTGAAAAGGTATaagtggaaaaaattacattcatATTTGTAGTTCAAAAAATTGTTACAATCAAAACACAGCCTATAGTCACGTTGTgtgatggaaaacaaaagaaatgaagaaatgaaaagaaatgaccattctgttgtttttccaaGGCTTTTCTTTGCCAAGCACACTCCTTCAGACGTGGCAGGCAGTTCTGATTTCAGAGGATTTGCATGTGTGGATGGTACTTGAGGACTCTCAGtaagagggagggaaggataAGATCACAAAAACTctctaaagggaaaaaaagagcagcagcttGCGAGTAAGCAAGAGATGAACTTAAACAGAACAATTCCATTTGTTCAGAAATGCAAGTTTGACGCACACGGTCTGCGCTTCGTTCACGGTGCTGGCGCAGCTTTTCCATTTTCGTTTGGTTTGTTTCCCTTGCTGACGCCGACCCTCCTTCAGGCAGGGGGgagtccccagggctgggccctgCCAGCGCAGCCTGGGGCCGTGTTTTGGGGTTCATCCCCGGCGCCGCGGGGCTCAGCACCCGCACCGGGACACAGCGGgtcccctggagctgctggaagtgtGCTCCTCTGCCAGTGGGCCAGCAGCCGCTTCCCtcatccctgggcagcagttCCAGCCCTGCCGGGGCAGGGGAGACCCGAGACGTCCCGCTGAGCCTCAGCCGCACGCGCTGTGACAAAGCGGTGCCGTGGTCAGGAGCTCCCTCCGCGCGCTTTGGCTCTCCTCCCTGGCAAGTACAAACGTTCCAGATAGCTGAACAGATTCCATGACACAAGACAGCTGCTTTTGTGGGGAGGAATTAATTGAACCAACTACTCCATCATTAAAATAATCTGACGTGTCAGATGGAGATGCACAGAAGCAGGCTTGCTTGAAGATGAAGACTCAACACTTTTTCAGCCAGAAGTGTCCCAGAAGATAAGGAAATGTTAATATAACTCACTCTGGGTCTCTATCATATTTTAGCAATGTAAATAATATATTATCCGAAGAGAATTTGTGAGGGAATGATCTCTTGTTAAAGCCTGGCTTGCTTGGTAAATTGTATTTCTTCTATGGAGCACAAGGatctcagaatggtttgggttataaaggaccttaaagctcatccagttccacgccctgccacgggcagggacatcttccaccgTCCCACTGAAGGAAACACTGAAGCTGGAGTGTTTGGTGGTGTTCCTGGAGTCTCCACCCGGGCAGATGGGAATGAAAATGGAAACTCTGGAAGAAGAGTTTGCGGTCATGTTCTGCAGGAAAACCCCAAAGCTGTAGAGGCAGAAAGCTGGGAAATATTGGGCAATTGAGTGCTGGACGCTTAAAAATCTGAAGAGACCAaagtttgcatttctgttttggGAGGTTTCTGGATTTTTAGGCTGACCTTGTTACCCCGGGCTGGGTGACGGCAGCGAGGCGCCGGCGTTGAACGATTGTTTGCACGGCGTGTGACTGAGGGCAGCTCTCCCCAAACCCGGGCCGGTTACACGGCCAGAGGCTGGGCGTGCTGCTGGTGTTTGGGCTGTGCcgtgggcagggcctggagcGACCGTGCCGCGGTGGCTCTGCCGTGGCACAGAGCAGCGTGCCCAGAGCCGCCGTCATCGCCGGCAGCGGAACAGCGGCTCTGGGCACCCTCCTTTGCATAGAGGTCATGTTTCGCTAATATGTGTCTTGTAGAAGCAGACAGCATGTAACAGAGGACGGCTAAAAGCTGACCCGGCgatgtttttaaatttcaaattatgcAGAACGTATGCATTAAATTAATTAGGGAATTCATTAAGAAGGGAAGAGTAAAGAAACCAGTGAGCAGCATGCAGCATTAGTAATGTAAGCCATTTTCTATAATTGTTATATAGAATTTGTCTCATAACATTATCCTTTGATGAATTATTGCAGCATAATATGATATATGTAGCTTATTAACAGTTTCATTAATTACTATTAGAGCAAAGACACTGAAGTCTGGCACACATAGAACAAGTGTTGGAGCAGATGGTGGAAATTAGTGAAATGCAATTGGTTGCTGAACCCTTTTACCTAATTACATTATTACATCAAAACAGTTAAACCAAATTTGTCGAGTTGTCTGCTGAGCACCGGGATGTTTGGAGCGGGGATGGCCCCAGGCCCAGCTCCCCACGGGGTGCAGGGCCCCTCTGGGCATCCTCCcctggctctggggcaggaaCTCCTGCAAACCTCCACCTCGTCTCGCTGCATCCCAGGCTGGTCTCacattccttttcctcctgctggttCCCGCTCAGCCTCGCTGTCCCTGGACAgagtccccagggctgtgcagggaggtCAGTCACCGGCACTCCGACTTGTGGGTTCTTTATCAGAACCTTGCCACCTCTTCACTGGAGCCGATTCTGTCGGGGAGCGTTGTCCTCCACGCCCTCACTGGGAATGTTCATCTGCAGATCAATCAGGCTGGTCTCAGCACCCCTGCACACCCCAAAGCAGCGTGACCCTCCTTCCTCATCCACCCCCGTGGCTTCTGCACACAGGGTGAACTCTGAGCTCTCTTACCCGCAATTAGCAGAGCTCCTAACCCCCAGGCAAGGGCTGGGCTGCAcaactgctgctgccccagtgcTGGAATGCACCAGCCTGGCTTCCCTGCGGGGCATGGAGGAGTTTGGGAGAGGATCTCAGGGTTTGTGGGTGCAGAGATCCCAGGCTTTGGGGGAGGATCTCAGGGTTTGGGGGGGGATCCCAGGCTTTGGGGGAGGATCTCAGGGTCTGGGGGAGGATCTCAGGGTCTGGGGGGTGCAGGGGTCCCCGTGCAGCCTGGAGCACCCTGCCAGGAAAGGGAAGGCTGGGGTGTTCCCTGTGGTGGGGAGCAAAGCCGTGTTCCCCACTGCAGGGCGCTGCCTTTGCCGCAGCACCCACCAGCTCCGTCACTCACTCAGCTGTGCTCCAGGTTGGCCAGGGCAGCCAGAGGCATCTCTGGGAGGTTCCCAAACCCCTCTCATGCAAGGGTGGCCTTGGAtgagcaggagagaaaatgtgGAGCCCTAAATACAGAGCATGAAAAATCCCTAAGTGCTCGATTTCTGCCCAAGCATCAGCAGGTGTGTGGGAGCAGCGGGGGAGTGTGCGGACTGAGTCACTGAACAGAACTGCATGTGTTTGGCACTAATTTTAATTATCCATACCGGCAGGGACTGCAGCTCAGTGCAGGAAcaacagcttggaaaagggaCTGCAACTCAGTGCAGGGAGTGCAGCTTGGAACAGGGACAGCAGCTCAGTGCAGGGATTGCAGCTCGGAGCAGGGATTGCATCTCAGTGCAGGATCAGCAGCTTGGAAAAGGGACTGCAACTCAGTGCAGGGAGTGCAGCTCGGAACAGGGATTGCAGCTCAGCGCAGGGATTGCAGCTCGGAGCAGGGAGTGCAGCTCAGTGCAGGGACTGCAGCTCAGTGCAGGGATTGCAGCTCGGAGCAGGGATTGCAGCTCAGTGCAGGGACTGCAGCTCGGAGCAGGGATTGCAGCTCGGAGCAGGGATTGCAGCTCGGAGCAGGGAGTGCAGCTCGGAGCAGGGACTGCAGCTcggagcagggcagagggcagTAGGCAGCACCGGGCATGAccatcccaggagctgctggggaaggattCCAGCCAGGAATGTCGGCGCAGCGCCGTCCTGTGCATGTACAGCAGGGGACACAGACCATCGTGAGtcacagagaaataaatgtgaTAAACCCGGGTTCTGCTGCTGCgtgaggggagcagcagggactgaTCAATGTGGGCTCTCCGTGGCAGGGGTGATGAGGAGGGGAGAgcgctgcccccagcactgcccagcgTGAGGCTCCCGGTGCCAAGGGTTGGCAAAAAGGCTGGGAAACCCTGGGTGAGTGCAGCTGAAAAACCTCTCCAGAAATATTCCAGGGCTGTTTGTGATGCTTGTGCAACTGAGCAggcaccttttttttaatttttattttttatttctgttccacgggaattaaattaattttagaaatggCACTATAACTATTTTCCTGCCTCAGGGaccatttgttttaaaatcataaaAGACTTTTATATGAGACTGCACTGACATTTGATGTGAATAAATTAAGGGAATTAGTACAAAAGCGCTTTCTTTCTCCAAAGcttcccagcacatccctgc
It contains:
- the GALNT5 gene encoding polypeptide N-acetylgalactosaminyltransferase 5 — translated: MSGLRRLFRGSGRALALVFAASVAWLLLDMAALRLSLGEAGGRLLREAAGQRPGPGPGLGLGRGLGPRLEPGLGLGRARPPHGPEAPEKAAGQAGAAPAGHGAGGPGPSPPPRQPPGPGRGGTGTALPGAPRSEQRPSGTAGRTGQAARHGGAAAQPGPEQTNTGRKETSSKSRFVLISKEEEQLREQLAPATMGRSEGEQLLEQLAPATMGRSEGGAAPGAAGTGHDGQERGGAAPGAAGTGQDGQQQAGAAGTGQDGQEKAGAAPGAAGTGHDGQEQAGAAGTGQDGQEKGGAVPGAAGAGQDGQERGGAAPGAAGTGQDGQEQAGAAPGAAGTGHDGQEKAGAAPGAAGTGQDGQEQAGAAPGAAGTGQDGQEKAGAAPGAAGTGQDGQEQAGTAPGAAGTGHDGQEKAGAAPGAAGTGQDGQQQVWGSPGMHRVLSMDATLAPRDPRAPGQFGHPVAVPDDKQEEAKSRWKEGNFNVYLSDLIPVDRAIADTRPAGCSEQQVHDDLPTTTIIMCFVDEVWSTLLRSVHSVLSRSPPHLIQEIILVDDSSTKEYLKERLDAYMSRFPKVKILRLKERHGLIRARLAGAQMAKGAVLTFLDSHVECNVGWLEPLLDRIRLRRTKVACPVIEVISDKDMSYMTVDNFQRGIFTWPMNFGWRQIPQEVIEKNNIKETDIIRCPVMAGGLFSIDKKYFFELGTYDPGLDVWGGENMELSFKVWMCGGEIEIVPCSRVGHIFRNDNPYSFPKDRVRTVERNLARVAEVWLDEYKELFYGHAYHLLRSDLHVGDLRQQIQLRKKLRCKSFRWYLENVYPDLEAPLVKASGLLVNAALAGCIAVAGTTLAFEECDVNNANQKFNYTWLRLIQHGELCLAPSGVLGAVGLRRCQRRSRSLAWLHRALATVRPGLADHIISEHQHLPQPACLEVDPTYKALRVRGCDSTNPHQKWHFGSYHAD